A region of Salvelinus alpinus chromosome 6, SLU_Salpinus.1, whole genome shotgun sequence DNA encodes the following proteins:
- the LOC139578814 gene encoding V-type proton ATPase 16 kDa proteolipid subunit c-like, giving the protein MSSESPEYSPFFAVMGASAAMVFSALGAAYGTAKSGTGIAAMSVMRPELIMKSIIPVVMAGIIAIYGLVVAVLIANNISEKVTLYKSFLHLGAGLSVGLSGLAAGFAIGIVGDAGVRGTAQQPRLFVGMILILIFAEVLGLYGLIVALILSTK; this is encoded by the exons ATGTCGTCAGAAAGTCCCGAATATTCCCCTTTCTTCGCAGTGATGGGAGCCTCTGCGGCTATGGTCTTCAGCG cgTTGGGGGCGGCCTATGGCACAGCTAAGAGCGGCACAGGCATCGCTGCCATGTCGGTGATGCGGCCGGAGCTCATCATGAAGTCCATCATTCCTGTGGTCATGGCAGGTATCATCGCCATCTACGGGCTGGTGGTGGCGGTGCTCATCGCCAACAACATTTCAGAGAAAGTCACCCTCTACAA GAGTTTCCTCCACCTGGGTGCTGGGCTGAGCGTGGGGCTGAGTGGGCTGGCGGCTGGTTTTGCCATCGGCATTGTGGGCGACGCAGGCGTTCGGGGCACAGCTCAGCAGCCCAGGCTCTTCGTGGGCATGATCCTCATCCTGATCTTCGCAGAAGTCCTAGGGCTCTACGGTCTTATCGTGGCTCTCATCCTCTCCACaaaatag